From a single Nicotiana tabacum cultivar K326 chromosome 8, ASM71507v2, whole genome shotgun sequence genomic region:
- the LOC142163297 gene encoding uncharacterized protein LOC142163297 gives MLRKDDAMSWTEESKKAFNKIKEYLSKPPVLVLPEPRRPLVLYMSMLDGAFGCVLGQHDEMGGKNCTQGQALADHLAENPIDGEYKPLKIYFPNEKVSFVGEDISETYDGWRMFFDGAANFKGVGIRATFVLEIGQHYLVYANMMRVPPNTLNATSSPWPFSAWGMDVIKPIESTTSNGHSDLIKAKCETFKIKQWNSIAYKPQMNGVVEAANKNIKKILRKMVDNYKQWQEKLPFALLEYHITVRTSTGQPLIY, from the exons atgctgaggaaagatgatGCGATGAGCTGGACTGAAGAAAGTAAAAAGGCTTTCaataaaatcaaggagtacttgtctaaGCCGCCCGTGTTGGTCCTGCCAGAGCCAAGAAGACCTTTGGTTCTATATATGTCCAtgttagatggagcttttggttgcgtactagggcaacatgatgaaatggGAGGAAAGA ATTGCACTCAAgggcaagcattggccgatcacttagCAGAGAACCCCATAGATGGAGAATACAAACCATTGAAGATATATTTTCCCAACGAGAAAGTGTCATTTGTAGGTGAAGATATTTCCGAAacatatgacggttggaggatgtttttcgacggagcagcaaacttcaagggAGTGGGAATTAGAGCTACTTTTGTATTAGAAATTggtcaacattatctg GTATATGCTAATATGATGCGAGTACCACCCAACacactcaatgcaacaagttcacCTTGGCCCTTctctgcttggggcatggatgtcatcaaACCAATTGAGTCTACtacttcaaatggacacag TGATCTGATAAAAGCCAAGTGTGAAACATTTAAGATCAAGCAGTGGAATTCAATAGCATACAAGCCACAGATGAATGGAGTCgtggaagccgccaataagaacatcaagaagatattaaggaagatggtggACAACTACAAGCAATGGCAGGAGAAGCTACCATTTGCTTTGCTCGAGTATCACATCACAGTTCGTACGTCAACTGGGCAACCCCTTATCTACTGA